The DNA region GCCGGTGAAGGGCGCCTCGACGCGCAGGTTCCGCCCGCGCAGGCGCGCGGCCAGCCGCGCCGCGGCGGCATCCTCGCCGACGTCGCCGGGCTCGAGCGTGGCCGCCACGATCTCCGACAGGCCGGCCCGCGCCAGACCGGCGGCGGCCTCCTCGGCGATGACGGCGCCCTTGCGCAGGGTGATGTCGGCCCGCCGCACCGTGTGCGCGCTGATCAGCCCGGCCGCTTCCGCGACCGGGACCGTCCCGAACCTCACGCGACCTCCGGACGGGGCACGCGGCGCAAGGTGGCGACGATCTCGGCGAGCACCGCGAGGGCGATCTCGGCGGGGCTCACGGCGCCGATGGGGAGGCCGATCGGCGCGTGGATCCGGCCGATCTGCGCGGGCGTGAAGCCGGCCTCGGTGAGCCGCGCGACGCGCGCCGCGTGGGTCTTCCGCGAGCCGAGGGCGCCCACGTAGAAGCACTCGGCTGCCAGCGCCGCCTTCAGCGCGGGATCGTCGATCTTGGGATCGTGGGTCAGGGCCGCGAGGGCGCAGTAGCGGTCGAGCACCGGCACGGCGGTCCCCAGGGCGGCGTCCGGCCACTCGGCGACCAGCGCGGTGCCGGGGAAGCGCTCGGGGGTCGCGAAGGCGGTGCGCGGGTCGATCACCGTGAGCGCGAGGTCCAGCCCCGCCGCCATCGGCGCCATGGCCTGCGAGATGTGGACGGCACCGACCACCACGAGCCGCACCGGCGGCACCTGCACGGTGAGGAACAGGGTCCGCCCACCCGCCTCCACGAGGCCGCTCTTGCCGGAGGCGAGGTGCTTCGCCAGCACCTCGGCCAGGGGATCGGCGGCGATCGCGTCCTCGCGGACGAGGCGCTGCGCGCCGTCGGCGATGTCGGTGATGAGGATCGCGGCGCGGCGCGCGGCCCGCGCGTCGTTGAGCGCCGCCAGGACGTCGCCGCGCATCAGTCGACCCGCTCGACGAAGACCCGGATCCGGCCGCCGCAGGACAGCCCGGCGCGCCACGCGGTCTCGTCCGCGACGCCGAACTCGAGGACGCGCGGCGCGCCGGCCTCGATCACCTCGATCGCCTCGGTGATCACCGCGCCCTCGACGCAGCCGCCGGAGACGGAGCCCAGGAAGTTGCCGTCGCCGTCGACCACGAGGTGGCTGCCCACCGGTCGCGGGGCCGAGCCCCAGGTCTCGATGACGGTGGCGAGCGCCACGGCGCGGCCGTCGCGCCGCCAGGACTGGGCGGCGGAGAGGATGTCTGTGTCGGTGCTGAGCATGGCCTCGTGAACTTTCGGCCGGCGGGCGCCCCCCGCCCCTCTCAGGTATGGCCCGCGTGCCGCCGTGCAAGTCGCCCGGGCCCACCGAGGCACAGGCCCACCGAGGCACAGACCACCGAGAATTGCACGGCGCCTTGGCCGATCCCGGCGCGGATGCGATAACGCGCCGGCATTCCGCGCCCGCTCGAGCCATGTCCGCCGCCGCTGAACGGACCATCCGTCGACCGACCGACCACCGCGCCCGCGGGCCGGACGGGCGCGCGATGTCATGAATGCCCCGGATCCCGCCCTCGCCCGGGCGCTCCGGAAGGACCCGCCCCGATCGGGCCCGCGTCGCCTGTGGAAGCGCGTCAGCCGGGCGATCGGCGACGTCCTGCCGAAGGGCCTCTACGCCCGCTCGCTGATCATCATCATCGCGCCAGTGGTCCTGCTCCAGTCGGTGATCGCCTACACGTTCATGGAGCGGCACTGGCAACTCGTGACCAAGCGCCTGTCGGCGGCGGTCACGGCGGATGTCGCCGCGCTGATCGACATCTACGAGAGCTACCCGCAGGACAGGGATTCCGAGACCCTCTCGCG from Methylobacterium sp. NMS14P includes:
- a CDS encoding XdhC family protein — encoded protein: MLSTDTDILSAAQSWRRDGRAVALATVIETWGSAPRPVGSHLVVDGDGNFLGSVSGGCVEGAVITEAIEVIEAGAPRVLEFGVADETAWRAGLSCGGRIRVFVERVD
- a CDS encoding XdhC family protein; amino-acid sequence: MRGDVLAALNDARAARRAAILITDIADGAQRLVREDAIAADPLAEVLAKHLASGKSGLVEAGGRTLFLTVQVPPVRLVVVGAVHISQAMAPMAAGLDLALTVIDPRTAFATPERFPGTALVAEWPDAALGTAVPVLDRYCALAALTHDPKIDDPALKAALAAECFYVGALGSRKTHAARVARLTEAGFTPAQIGRIHAPIGLPIGAVSPAEIALAVLAEIVATLRRVPRPEVA